The Pirellulales bacterium genome segment CATGGCGGTGATCTACGCCTGCAACTTCCCGCGGCGCGTGCTGATGCTGCTGGGCATCATCCCGGTGCAGGTGTGGATCTTGGTGAGTCTGTACGTCATGTTCGACCTGCTGCAGGCCTTGCAAGTGGGGCGTGGGTCGGGCACGGCCGTCACCGCGCATCTGGGCGGAGCGGTGTTTGGCTTTCTCTACTTCCAGTCGCGGTTCAAGCTCGAAGATTGGTTTCACGGCCCTAGCCTCAAGAGACTCTTCAAGCGCGGCCCCAAGCTGCGCGTGCATCGACCGGAGGAAGACGCCGATCTCAGCGCCCGCGTCGATCGGGTGCTAGAGAAGATCAGCCGGGAGGGGGAGGCCAGTCTCACCCGCGCCGAGCGCAAATTGCTGGAGAGCGCCAGTCGCAAGTATCAGCAGCGCCGTAGCTAACCCGCTCCGCGCGACAAGAAAAGCAGCACCCGTCGCAGCAGGCCCAAAAAGGCGAACCCCCAGGCCAATATCGCCACATACACCAGCACGTCGGGCACGCCGTCGAGCCACGGTTGCTCCGTGATCTCCGACAGCCTGTAGGTGCAAACGGTGTACATGCCGATAGGAAACACCGCGCTCCAGTACACCACGTCGTAGTTCAGCGGCACGCGCCGCACCACGTGCCGCCACACGCCCAGCGCTACGAGCAGCGGTATCCACCAGGTGGCGGTCGCCCAGAACAAGAGCGTCATGCCTTGCAGGAACGGCGCCAGTGGCGCCAGCAGGGGCGAACCCGGCGCCCGACTTGTCAGCATGGCGCCAGCCAAAGTCGAGATGGCCATCGCCCCCATATTGATCCAATAGGGCGGCGCCAAATCAGCCGGATCGAGTGGCAGAAAGGTATAGCGATAAAAAATCAGCGAGATGATCCAGATATACAGCATCCCGCCGCCAAGCCACATCACCAGCGAAAAGAACAGCGCCTGCTCGCGTTGCTCTCCCAAGTGTTCAGCCACCAGCGCGCCGAGCGAAGCCACCGCCTGGGCCGCCACCACGGCCACCAGCCAACCGCCGTTCAGCCCTTTCTGCAGCGGCGGCTTTTCTGGCTTGATCGTCAACACGGTGAACACCGTGTAGGTGATCGCCCCCCATAGCGCGATGCCCAAGAGCCACAGGCCAATCGCCACCCGTGGCATGCCCGCCACCAGCACGAACTGGTTTCCCAATACGCAGGTGGCCGCCACGATGGTGAAAAAGCCGACGCAGCGACCATGGTCGTACAAGTCGGCGTGTAGCCGCTGCGGATAGCGCGCCAGCCGCAGCCCGGTAAAAATCCACAGCGCCACGTAGAACGCGACGTTGAGCCATAGCATTGTCACCGCCAAACGCGTCATGTTGCTCAGTTGCGCGGCGATGG includes the following:
- a CDS encoding tellurite resistance/C4-dicarboxylate transporter family protein is translated as MAHTTPHARGGSPIADLHPASFALVMATGIVSIAAQLSNMTRLAVTMLWLNVAFYVALWIFTGLRLARYPQRLHADLYDHGRCVGFFTIVAATCVLGNQFVLVAGMPRVAIGLWLLGIALWGAITYTVFTVLTIKPEKPPLQKGLNGGWLVAVVAAQAVASLGALVAEHLGEQREQALFFSLVMWLGGGMLYIWIISLIFYRYTFLPLDPADLAPPYWINMGAMAISTLAGAMLTSRAPGSPLLAPLAPFLQGMTLLFWATATWWIPLLVALGVWRHVVRRVPLNYDVVYWSAVFPIGMYTVCTYRLSEITEQPWLDGVPDVLVYVAILAWGFAFLGLLRRVLLFLSRGAG